In a genomic window of Dyadobacter fermentans DSM 18053:
- a CDS encoding IS110 family transposase produces the protein MAVVEFPQLIARGCGLDVHKDTVVASIKGTGIQEETRTFATFTRDLEDLSHWLEGHQITHIAMESTGVYWRPVYYVLEGRFEIILVNARHIKNVPGHKTDKKDSEWIAKLLLSGLLRHSFVPEGWVREIRTLLRHRKKLVNERSREKNRLQNILEDANIKLGSVVSDVFSKTGQGIVDLLMEGITDPVVLSNQAKGSLVNKKQVLQQALYGRFCERHRFMLKLLTQTMGALEKLIEQLDQQIELCLAGKQAELALLQTIPGVSRQSAIGIVSEIGLDMSQFISDKHLASWAGVCPGNNESAGKVRSARTTHGNTYLKTTLIEAAWAASHTMNTYLSFKYHKLTQRRGKKKAAMAIAHHILTASYHILRDKLPYKEPALRPEILIERRKAEIQRLENRVRKLKILASQ, from the coding sequence ATGGCAGTAGTAGAATTCCCCCAGCTCATAGCCCGAGGTTGTGGCCTGGATGTACACAAAGATACAGTAGTTGCTTCAATCAAAGGGACGGGAATCCAGGAAGAAACCCGGACCTTCGCCACCTTCACCAGAGACCTGGAAGATTTGTCGCATTGGCTTGAAGGCCATCAGATTACCCACATCGCTATGGAGAGTACGGGCGTTTACTGGCGGCCTGTGTATTATGTTTTGGAAGGCCGCTTTGAGATCATTTTGGTTAATGCCCGTCATATCAAGAACGTTCCCGGCCACAAAACTGATAAAAAGGACTCCGAATGGATCGCCAAGCTGCTGTTGAGCGGACTTCTTCGGCACAGCTTTGTCCCGGAAGGATGGGTGCGGGAGATAAGGACATTGCTACGCCACCGTAAGAAGCTTGTCAATGAGCGTAGCCGGGAGAAAAATCGGTTACAGAATATTCTGGAAGATGCCAACATCAAGCTCGGCAGCGTGGTTAGCGATGTGTTTTCCAAAACCGGACAGGGGATCGTAGATCTGCTTATGGAAGGAATTACTGACCCCGTGGTTCTCTCAAACCAGGCCAAAGGTTCGCTGGTAAATAAAAAGCAGGTTTTACAACAGGCGCTTTACGGCCGGTTCTGTGAGCGTCACCGCTTTATGTTAAAGTTGCTCACACAGACAATGGGCGCCCTGGAAAAGCTCATCGAACAACTTGACCAGCAGATTGAACTTTGCCTGGCCGGTAAGCAGGCCGAGCTCGCACTACTGCAAACCATCCCAGGCGTATCCAGGCAATCAGCTATTGGTATCGTTTCCGAGATCGGTCTGGACATGTCCCAGTTTATCTCAGACAAGCACCTGGCTTCTTGGGCAGGGGTATGCCCAGGCAACAACGAGAGTGCAGGAAAAGTAAGATCGGCAAGGACCACCCATGGCAACACCTATTTGAAAACAACATTGATCGAAGCAGCCTGGGCGGCAAGCCATACGATGAATACCTACCTGTCATTCAAGTACCACAAGCTCACCCAAAGACGGGGAAAGAAGAAAGCGGCAATGGCGATTGCCCACCACATACTCACAGCATCATACCATATCCTCCGGGATAAATTACCTTACAAGGAACCAGCCCTGAGACCAGAAATCCTGATCGAAAGAAGGAAAGCTGAAATCCAACGGTTAGAAAACCGCGTAAGGAAGTTGAAAATATTAGCGTCCCAATAG
- a CDS encoding ATP-binding protein: MIARNAASKIDQLASVFKSVAITGPRQSGKTTLAKSLFPDKTYLSLENPDVRRFALEDPRGFLSRYQSGAVFDEVQRAPELFSYLQEILDESPEPGRFILTGSNNFLLQQNISQTLAGRVAILNLLPFSTEELFAELGNVPDENELIFNGLYPPIYEPGIPPADWFPNYLRTYIDRDVRQIKNITDLIVFERFVRLLAGRNGQELNLTSLAVDTGVDTKTVQSWIGILESSFIIYLLRPHYKNFNKTLVKRPKVYFYDTGLVCSLLGISNAGQVALHPLRGALFESLVVTELVKQRTNAGKLVNLYYWRDKTGHEVDIIVDNGLSLIPVEIKAGKTVNNEFFSNMTYWNKLSGAQTGYIAYAGNQTEERSNGINVLNWFELLRRNV; the protein is encoded by the coding sequence ATGATAGCACGAAATGCAGCTTCAAAAATCGACCAGCTGGCATCGGTTTTCAAATCCGTAGCCATTACGGGTCCGCGCCAATCGGGGAAAACGACGCTGGCAAAGTCGCTTTTTCCTGATAAAACTTACCTGTCACTTGAAAATCCGGATGTTCGCCGGTTTGCATTGGAAGATCCGCGCGGGTTCCTTTCGAGGTACCAATCCGGCGCGGTTTTCGACGAAGTGCAGCGAGCGCCCGAGCTTTTTTCCTACTTACAGGAAATCCTGGACGAATCGCCCGAACCAGGCCGCTTCATCCTGACCGGCTCCAACAACTTTTTATTGCAGCAAAATATTTCACAAACCCTCGCCGGACGTGTTGCCATTCTAAATCTGTTGCCGTTCAGCACGGAAGAGCTATTTGCAGAGCTGGGCAATGTGCCGGACGAAAACGAGCTGATATTCAACGGGCTTTATCCGCCAATTTACGAGCCCGGTATCCCGCCTGCCGACTGGTTTCCGAATTACCTGCGCACCTACATTGACCGCGACGTACGGCAAATCAAAAATATTACCGATCTCATTGTCTTCGAAAGGTTCGTCAGATTGCTGGCCGGTCGGAATGGGCAGGAGCTTAACCTTACGTCGCTGGCCGTCGACACCGGCGTGGACACGAAAACCGTGCAGTCGTGGATTGGCATTCTCGAAAGCAGTTTTATTATCTATCTGCTGCGGCCGCATTATAAAAACTTCAACAAAACCCTCGTCAAGCGGCCCAAAGTGTATTTTTATGATACCGGGCTTGTCTGTTCTCTATTGGGTATTTCCAATGCGGGACAGGTTGCGCTTCACCCTTTGCGAGGTGCGCTCTTCGAATCGCTCGTGGTTACCGAGCTCGTCAAACAGCGCACGAACGCGGGTAAACTCGTAAATCTCTATTATTGGCGGGACAAAACCGGCCATGAGGTGGATATTATTGTTGATAATGGGTTGTCGTTGATCCCCGTTGAAATCAAAGCCGGCAAGACCGTGAATAACGAATTTTTCAGCAATATGACTTACTGGAACAAACTGAGCGGGGCCCAAACCGGCTACATTGCCTACGCCGGTAACCAGACGGAGGAGCGCTCGAATGGGATCAACGTTCTGAATTGGTTTGAGTTGCTGCGACGGAATGTTTGA
- the pdeM gene encoding ligase-associated DNA damage response endonuclease PdeM, whose product MQIEIRGNHFLLLTQRAIFWEETQTLLIGDLHLGKVTHFRKEGIAIPNNAAANNFERLNQIVQQTGATRIIFLGDLFHNQYNSEWETFREWRAEHHYIDMIIVMGNHDILPMSLLLECDLEVYVNDYEEDIFIFTHHPRVEFDPSKFVFAGHVHPVFTSYGRGRQSVRLPCFVIDKHQAILPSFGVFTGGYQMGLADDRKIYITTETRVFSVC is encoded by the coding sequence ATGCAGATTGAGATCAGAGGCAACCATTTTTTATTATTGACGCAGCGGGCGATTTTTTGGGAAGAAACGCAAACATTACTGATCGGGGACCTGCATTTGGGCAAAGTGACGCATTTCAGAAAGGAGGGCATCGCCATCCCGAACAATGCCGCGGCCAACAATTTCGAGCGGCTCAATCAAATCGTGCAGCAAACAGGCGCCACACGCATCATTTTCCTCGGCGACCTTTTTCATAACCAATACAATTCGGAATGGGAAACCTTCCGCGAATGGCGCGCCGAGCACCATTACATCGACATGATCATCGTCATGGGCAACCACGACATACTGCCCATGAGCCTGCTCCTTGAATGTGATTTGGAGGTTTATGTAAATGATTATGAAGAAGATATATTTATTTTCACCCACCACCCGAGAGTAGAATTCGACCCATCAAAATTCGTTTTCGCGGGCCACGTGCATCCCGTTTTCACTTCCTACGGGCGGGGCCGGCAAAGCGTGCGGCTGCCCTGCTTCGTGATTGACAAGCACCAGGCTATCCTGCCGAGCTTCGGCGTGTTCACGGGAGGGTATCAAATGGGGCTCGCGGATGATCGGAAGATTTATATTACTACGGAGACTCGGGTATTTTCTGTTTGTTAA